In the candidate division WOR-3 bacterium genome, GTTGTAGTACAATGCCGTAGGCATTGCCGCATAGGTTTCCCATGTCTGACGGCCCACCGGTGCGGTCTTCTGTGTCTGGTATCGGACCGCAGGTGTGGCACTAACGTCCGCCGGGTTGTCAGTATGGCTTATTTGTTGGATCATCATATCGGGAGTGTGGGAATCTTCTTTTGCAGCGAAAAGCATGGGAACCATCAACAGGCATACTAATATTACTCTGATTTTACTCATTATTCCTCCTAAATTGTATTAGGGATATTGCTGTAGTTGAGCCGGGTTTCTATCCCCAAAAAATCCAGCTCTTCAGGTTATCGCTCTTTCCACCACCTCCTTTCTATACGAGATTGACGTCTATTCAACAAGTGAATAATTATAATGGGAAAAGAAGCTTTGTCAAGTGCCCGGGAAAGCCTTTTTTAAGAGGTTGGAGGTGTGTTGGGGTCGAACAAATGTCTTGAAATCAACGATTTGCAGATTATAATTTAATGCAATGAGGTTGAAATGGTTCTTAGCCTGGATCTTCATTTATCCTCTCTTCAAAGCCCTGACCGGGGTGCAGATCGAGGGCCGTGTGCCAAAAAAGGGTCCGGTGATCCTGGCCCCCAATCATGTTTCCTTCCTTGACCCGCCCCTGGTCGGCGTAACTGCTTTCCGCGAGATACACTTTCTTGCCAAGCCGGGATTGTTCACCGGCTCGAAATTTTTCGCCTGGTTGATCGATAACTATAACGCAATATCACTTGAAGGCACGGGCGGCGTTAGAAGGGCGATCAGATTGCTGCGTCGAGGCAACGCGGTGGTGATCTTTCCTGAAGGCACGAGGTCGCGCAAGAGAGAAATGCTGCCGTTTCATCAGGGCGTCGGTTATCTCGCCGTAAATTTCGGAGTGCCGGTAATTCCCGTGTACATTACTAACTCTAACAAGCGTGTTGTGTCACTCGTGTTCAGGTTGAACGAACTCAAGATAAAATTCGGAAAACTGATCCACCCGCACGGCTACAAAAGAACGCGCGAGGACTTTGCGCGTTTCGCCGACCGCATCAGGGAAGAAGTGCTGAAGTTGAAATGAAAATATACCGTGCAAGGCATGGTGGATTTTGCTTCGGTGTGAAACGGGCGATCAAGATGGCACTCGAGGCGGCGAACAAAGCAGAAAACGTATATTCCCTGGGGCCTCTCATACATAACAGCTTGGCCGTGGAAGACCTGAAGAAGCGTGGAATTCGCCCGGTAGATAAGATCGATGGTACAGATAAAAATAGCGTTATAATCATTCGTTCACACGGGGTCGCGCCGGATGTTCTAAAAAAAATAAATTCAAAGCATTACGGTATCATTGATGCTACATGTCCGCGCGTGCGCCGTGCCCAGCGATATGTCCAGAAACTCATCGACGAAGGTTACTACGTCGTGATCGTCGGGGAGAAGGATCATCCTGAGGTAAAAGGCCTTTTAGGTTATGCGGGGAGACATGCTACTATATACAAAGAACGGCACAAAATAAACAAGAAGAAAATCGGTGTAGTACCCCAGACTACTCTTACCCAGGAGAAATTAAATGATGCCGTTGCCGATTTGATGTCGGACGTGATCGAAATGAAGATCTACAACACAATCTGCCGCGAGACCGCAGTGCGTATCAATGAAGCTACCAAACTCGCGACAAGATCAGATGTTATGATCGTAGTTGGTGGAAAGAATAGCGCAAATACGACAAGGCTGTATCATGTCTGTAAAAAACTGCGGCGTTCCCATCACATAGAATCGGCCAGCGAAGTGAAGCGTTCGTGGTTCAAAGGCGCAAAGAGTGTCGGCATCACGGCCGGGGCATCCACGCCCAAGCAGCAGGTCGATGAAGTCGTGAGAAAAATTAGACGGATTTATCCGAAAAAATAACACAAAGACGTTAGGTTCGTTAGTACCGTTACTTCCGTTAATTTCGTTATTTGCGTTGTTTACGTTAATACCGTTATTTTCGTGACTGTCGTCATGTTCGTTACTTCTGTTAGTATCGCATACTTTCGGAGATTGCCGCGCCCTGCTACGCAGGACTCGCAATGACGGGTTGACGAGGAGATTGCTTCGTCCGCCTGCGGCGTCCTCGCAATGACGGATTACGTGGAGCGGCAGGGCTGGATTCCCCGGCCCCACTGATCAAGTCAGAGGTAAGCAAGCCGGAGAATGACAGTGCGGCGCGGTTGCAGATACGTAACCGTATTCTTTTCCAACGAAACGGGCACCGTAACCGCAAAACGTTAGACGTGAAATATGACTGTTTCGGTCATTTGTGCTTGGAATGTTGGTATTGTTTAGAATTTAGGGTTTAGTGCTTAGTGATCAGTAGTCTCTGCGTTCGAGCGACCTAATGCCGATCCGCAGCGGCATGATTATCGTGAAGATACTGAATAGTACAAAAAGCGCAAACCCGGCATAGACAAGCAAATAATTCACCGGCATGCTCATGAAGGTATGCGACAGGTAGTTATAGGCAGGTGCTGCCAGGATCACTATCGATACACCGACGTAGGCGATGCTGATCAAAGCCGCCATGATACCTCCACTGCCAGCCGCGATGCGTGATGGATTGTCTTCGTGAAAATGTGGGAATCTGCTGCCCAACCCGAGATTTATCGAGACGAGCGAGGCGGCAACCAAAAGGCCGATAACGGGCATTAGCAAATAAAGCCCCTGGCTGACCTTGATGAAAAGATTTGCCGAAAGAAGCAGAACTTCCATGATGATGACTGCTGTAATGAGATTGAAGAAATACTTAACGAGAAGGACTTTTCTGAAAGAGAGAGGTGATGAGCCGATAAACCATATTCCTGCGCGCTCGAGGCTCACCGTGGGAAAGATGAACCGAACGCCCAGCGTGGCAAGGACAAAGCTTATGTAGGCGAAGTTGGCGAAGGCAACGATAGTTCGCCAGAGAGGGAATACAAAATAGATTGGGGTCCTGCGTAACGAAAGTATATAAACGATGAGCAGGATGAGAAAGACCGAAAGTTGGACCCATTGGGTTGGCTCACGCACGAAGATTAGCAGATCTTTGAACAGGATTGACTTTGCCGCATGCGTCTGTGGACGGTAGAGAAATGATTTGCGCCTGACCCTCTTGCATGCATGCTCGCCGGTCGACAGCCATGAACGCACATAGCATACTTTTGCGATGATGAAAGATATCAGGACCGTGCTCAGACCCACGAAGAACAGCAGCAGAAAATTGAACGTTGTAACGGACGTATCGCCATTGAATCCTCGCAGGATGTTGCTCAGCCAGGTTGAGGGTATGTAAACCCCGCCAACCGTGGTCAGCTGGGCGGCAAAAAGCAGCAGGCTCTGTTCATTTTCCGTTTCGAATATCTTGAGCAACCCGGGATTATTGATCTTGATATAAAGATATGTCAGTCCGAGGACAAGGGCTAACGAGATCATTATCACCTCACGTGGACCCAGTCTTGGAAGGACACGTATCAATATGGCGACGAGTGCCGACGCGATCGCAGCCGGTATGACCATACAAATAATGACGCTGATGATCGATAGTGGATAATACATGGGCGGTGCGCCGGTCTTAACGCCGTAAGCGATGATAAGTGGACACGCGATTGTGAGCGTTGCCCATGATGCATACATGCAGTTCTCGAGAAGTTTAGCAAGATATATTGAGGTGGGCGGTACTGGTAAAGAGAAGAGAAAATCGAGTTCCCGGCTGTTGTAGAAAGTCGAAAACGATGTGATGACATTGCTGAACAAGAGCATTATGAAGAAGACGAAAAGAGCCATTTCGATCAGCCGGTCAAGGAGGCCCGGTCCGATGACTTCGACATTCATGAGATAGCCAAAGACCCTGATGAAAATGTAGTAAGCGCCCAGAACAAAACAGGCGATGACAAAAACGAACGAGGCGGTCCTGATCGCGCTCAAAGACCTGACAGACGCAAAGAACATCCTGGCGCGTGCCTGTAATATCAAAAGGAAATCACGCATCATGTTTCTTTGATACTACACATGTTGTGTTTATGGCAAAATTGACTATTATTGTTCGAGCAAATTCCGGAGGAATGCGTCGAGAACATAACTACTTCCCGCGCAAGTGCGGGATTCGCGCTTTTGCAGTCAAATCACAGATTTGAGCAATGGCGGAATCGACTCCACTCGAAGAATAATGTGTTTTGAGCTTGCTCGAGGGATATACTACAGACAGTACGTAGGGCAAGGCTTCGGCCTTGCTGCCCGCGGTCTTCCCGCTCATAGCTGATGCAGTGGAACGACATCCCGGAACGATATCACTGTGATCCGGGGTTTTTATCACTGTAATCGATGCCCCGTGAATCGGCATTGTCCTCTGACAACTTCAAATATATATCCTCGATGTCTTTTTTCCCGGAGATCCTGGATAATTCTTCTATATCACCGATGAATTTCAGTTCGCCGCGGTTTATGATGCCGATCTTGGTGGCAATTTCCCGGGCAAAGGAAAGCGTGTGC is a window encoding:
- a CDS encoding 1-acyl-sn-glycerol-3-phosphate acyltransferase, translated to MRLKWFLAWIFIYPLFKALTGVQIEGRVPKKGPVILAPNHVSFLDPPLVGVTAFREIHFLAKPGLFTGSKFFAWLIDNYNAISLEGTGGVRRAIRLLRRGNAVVIFPEGTRSRKREMLPFHQGVGYLAVNFGVPVIPVYITNSNKRVVSLVFRLNELKIKFGKLIHPHGYKRTREDFARFADRIREEVLKLK
- a CDS encoding 4-hydroxy-3-methylbut-2-enyl diphosphate reductase; its protein translation is MKIYRARHGGFCFGVKRAIKMALEAANKAENVYSLGPLIHNSLAVEDLKKRGIRPVDKIDGTDKNSVIIIRSHGVAPDVLKKINSKHYGIIDATCPRVRRAQRYVQKLIDEGYYVVIVGEKDHPEVKGLLGYAGRHATIYKERHKINKKKIGVVPQTTLTQEKLNDAVADLMSDVIEMKIYNTICRETAVRINEATKLATRSDVMIVVGGKNSANTTRLYHVCKKLRRSHHIESASEVKRSWFKGAKSVGITAGASTPKQQVDEVVRKIRRIYPKK